In Palaeococcus ferrophilus DSM 13482, the genomic window CTTGAGAGGAAGTTCGAGACGGTTCCCTGGCACAGGCTCGTGATAGACATCGGTGCCGAGGGCAGGGAGGAGGCTGAGGCGCTCGGTGTCAAAGTTCTAGATTATGCGGTCTTCAAGAAGCACTTCGCCGTGCTTAACAACCGCTACGTCTCCACGCGCTCTCTGGATGATCGCTTTGGCGTCGTTGCCCTCGTCGAGGCGGTAAAGGATCTGGTTGACCACGACCTCGACGGCAAGTACGTCTTCGCCTTCACAGTGCAGGAGGAGATTGGGCTCAAGGGGGCGAGGTTCCTGGCCCAGAAGTACTCTCCAAAGTACGCCTTCGCCGTTGACTCCTTCGGGTGCTGCGCTGATTTAACGGGCGACGTTCGCCTCGGCGGCGGAGCCGTCATAAGGGCCCTCGACAACTCGGCCATCTACACGAGAAGGCTCGCGAGAAAGGTTGCGGAGATAGCCTCGAAGAACGAAATCCCGCTCCAGATAGGGGTCACCGGCGGGGGGACGGATGCGTCAGTTTTCCAGGACAGGAGTGAGGTTCTCGCTCTGAGCGTCCCGATAAAGTACCTCCACAGCGAGGTCGAGACGCTCCACATCGGAGACCTGGAGGCGCTGGTAAAGCTTATAGAGGCGATAGCCTTCGAGCTTTGATCTCCCCTTTTCTCAATAGAGAGACTTAAGGGCCCGGATTGAAAGGTAGATGAAAAGCAGCAGCAGTATCGTTAGCACCATAAGGGAGTACACCGGGTTCACGACCTCTGAGTAGGCGAGCATTGAATACCTTACCGCCTCAACCGCGTAGGTGGCCGGCGTTGCGAGGCCCACACCGATGAACCAGCGCGGAAAGAGGAGGAGGGAAGCTATCGCCCCGCTCGTGAACATCATCGGGAGCCTGAGGAGGTTCAGCCACGTCATCGCCTCTATCGGATTCTTCGGTATGAGGGCTATGAAGAGGGCCAGCGCGGAGAACGTCGCCCCCGAGAGGATGACGGAGGCTGCGAGCAGGGGCACGTTCCATTCAAGGTACACCATGAACTGCCTGAGGAGCAGAATAGTCACTCCCCCCACGAACAGGCCGAAGAGCGTTCCCACGAGAACTTTGGCCCACACTATCTCCATGTAGCTCACGGGAGCCACGAGGAGGCGCTCGAAGGTTCTGAGGCGGCGCTCGAAGATTACGGAGGAGGAGACAAAGGACGTCGTGGAGAAGAGGAGCGATATAACCACAAGACCCGGCGCGAGGTGGTCAACGTCACCAAAGCGAACTATGAATGCGAGGGTGAACACGAGCGGGAACATGATTCCCCAGCTGAGGGAGCCCGGCTTAAGGAGGTACTCCCTGAGTTCCTTCCACGCAATGGTCAGCACATTCAAAGGGGACACCCCCCGCACGCGCAGCCGCTCTCCTCCCCGGATGAGTCCGTG contains:
- a CDS encoding M42 family metallopeptidase, encoding MLIDELREITQIPGISGYEEKVREKIAEWIEPYADYTVDTIGNLVVELGEGETKAVFMAHMDEIGLLITGIRPDGKLTFRKVGGIDDRLLYGRHLDVITENGKLDGVIGVLPVHLNLERKFETVPWHRLVIDIGAEGREEAEALGVKVLDYAVFKKHFAVLNNRYVSTRSLDDRFGVVALVEAVKDLVDHDLDGKYVFAFTVQEEIGLKGARFLAQKYSPKYAFAVDSFGCCADLTGDVRLGGGAVIRALDNSAIYTRRLARKVAEIASKNEIPLQIGVTGGGTDASVFQDRSEVLALSVPIKYLHSEVETLHIGDLEALVKLIEAIAFEL
- a CDS encoding ABC transporter permease, producing the protein MLTIAWKELREYLLKPGSLSWGIMFPLVFTLAFIVRFGDVDHLAPGLVVISLLFSTTSFVSSSVIFERRLRTFERLLVAPVSYMEIVWAKVLVGTLFGLFVGGVTILLLRQFMVYLEWNVPLLAASVILSGATFSALALFIALIPKNPIEAMTWLNLLRLPMMFTSGAIASLLLFPRWFIGVGLATPATYAVEAVRYSMLAYSEVVNPVYSLMVLTILLLLFIYLSIRALKSLY